The following are encoded together in the Vigna unguiculata cultivar IT97K-499-35 chromosome 2, ASM411807v1, whole genome shotgun sequence genome:
- the LOC114174238 gene encoding uncharacterized protein LOC114174238, protein MVVQKMSQERVSKINVDATRTRLTQIRKQARCNYLLLDEKRGGDSCCKHSQGKIIRLNQIKHQARCKSENDLSQKRTISEPENEQPKGRILRLSQIKRRARSKDNATVINGTEKRMDQSLPCNSFKDKENVVAGQAVKNNICQGDFNPSVQGVPAHNLYRGASPLSDVWWDVENLKELQRTARRLRIFKTKKLRQQLRTECKRNPSNASLHALTAENSEAPKEFIPMKRLRLTELRREARLGNHFPAMQGLPGN, encoded by the exons ATGGTAGTTCAGAAAATGTCACAGGAACGTGTTAGCAAAATAAATGTGGATG CTACTAGAACTCGCTTAACTCAAATTCGGAAGCAAGCTAGATGTAACTACCTTTTATTGGATGAGAAGAGGGGTGGTGATAGCTGCTGCAAACATTCACAAGGAAAAATAATCCGCCTGAACCAAATAAAGCATCAAGCTCGGTGTAAAAGTGAGAATGATTTGTCACAGAAAAGAACTATTTCTGAGCCTGAAAATGAGCAACCAAAAGGTAGAATACTTCGATTGAGTCAGATCAAACGTCGAGCTCGGTCCAAAGACAATGCAACAGTGATAAATGGGACTGAGAAGCGTATGGATCAGAGTTTGCCTTGCAACAGCTTTAAAG ATAAAGAAAATGTGGTTGCAGGGCAAGCTGTGAAGAACAATATCTGTCAAGGGG ATTTCAATCCTTCTGTTCAAGGTGTTCCTGCACATAACTTATACAGAGGAGCCAGTCCACTGTCTGATG TATGGTGGGATGTTGAAAATCTGAAGGAACTTCAACGTACTGCGAGGAGATTAAGGATATTCAAGACTAAAAAGCTAAGACAACAATTAAGGACCGAGTGTAAACGAAATCCTTCCAATGCAAGTTTGCATGCGCTAACAG CTGAAAACTCAGAAGCACCAAAGGAATTTATACCTATGAAAAGATTACGCTTAACTGAGTTGAGACGTGAAGCTCGTTTAGGGAATCACTTTCCTGCTATGCAAGGACTGCCAGGAAACTAG